The proteins below come from a single Treponema phagedenis genomic window:
- the nifJ gene encoding pyruvate:ferredoxin (flavodoxin) oxidoreductase: MSEKNLVMIDGNTAAGYVAHALSEVIAIYPITPSSPMGELADEYSAQGRKNIWGTVPSVVELQSEGGASGAVHGALTTGALSSTFTASQGLLLMIPNMYKIAGELTSTVFHVAARALATSALSIFGDHQDVMSCRQTGWAMLASNSVQEVMDSAVIAHAATLEARVPFLHFFDGFRTSHEIQKVEEVSYEVMQKMVNNTLVREHRTRGLTPEKPMIRGTAQNPDVYFQSREVVNKYYQATPAIVQKTMDKFAELTGRQYHLFDYYGAPDAEKVIILMGSGADTVEETVDALNEKGEKCGLVKVRLYRPFDASAFVKALPSTVTAIAVLDRTKEPGALGEPLYEDVRTAIGEMQFKKECPFTHYPLILGGRYGLGSKEFTPAMVKGVFDNLSGKKIANFSVGITDDVTHTSLDYDPSFHLDDKDMHQAMFYGLGADGTVGANKNSIKIIGEATDNNAQAYFAYDSKKSGGFTISHLRFGKNKIRKPYLITQSDFMACHKFTYLETFDMLKTLKKGGTFLLNAPYGKDEIWQKIPVEVQKQIIEKEAKFYVIDAMSIAEKAGMGTRINVIMQTAFFKIFGILPEDEAVGLIKKFTEKTYGKKGAEIVQKNITTIDMALAGLEKVEYPKTADSKVTRHSAMTADAPEFVQNVLGEMALNKGDELKVSQLPVDGTFPTGTTQYEKRSIAEHVPIWDSEVCIQCGQCVMVCPHAVIRMKAYDKKELDKAPKEFKSCAYKGKEFENAAFTIQVSPEDCTGCALCVEQCPAKNKADPTRKAINMESFVEHREVESKNWKFFVNLPDPDARKLNLSVPKGVSMKRPLFEFSGACPGCGETPYIRLMSQIAGDRAIIANATGCSSIYGGNLPTTPYAKRADGRGPAWSNSLFEDAAEFGYGMRLTSDKLAEYAREVAGQLKDKNIAADVIAKILANTQEEDSAVEDQRAFVADLRKELEKSSDPLAKEMLSLTDHLVRRSVWIFGGDGWAYDIGYGGLDHVLASGKNIKVLVLDTEVYSNTGGQMSKATPIGAVAKFAAAGKTTSKKDLGMMAMSYGYVYVARIAMGANMSQTIKAFREAESYDGPAIIIAYSHCISHGINMTKGMSHQKEAVSSGLWPLYRYDPRLVAAGKNPFQLDSKEPDFKLADFMYKEVRFKTLKNANPERAEMLLKAAEEKTRRQWQEYKYLADRPF, encoded by the coding sequence ATGTCTGAAAAAAATCTTGTAATGATTGACGGTAACACAGCCGCCGGCTATGTTGCCCATGCTTTAAGCGAGGTTATCGCGATTTATCCTATTACCCCGTCAAGTCCGATGGGAGAGCTTGCCGATGAGTATTCGGCTCAAGGGCGGAAAAATATTTGGGGAACGGTGCCCTCTGTTGTAGAGTTGCAGTCCGAAGGCGGCGCATCCGGAGCTGTTCACGGTGCTTTAACAACCGGTGCTTTGTCATCAACGTTTACCGCTTCACAAGGACTGCTCCTTATGATTCCGAATATGTATAAAATTGCCGGAGAATTGACCAGTACGGTTTTCCACGTGGCTGCAAGAGCATTGGCTACCAGTGCTTTGTCTATTTTCGGTGATCATCAGGATGTAATGTCCTGCCGTCAAACCGGCTGGGCAATGCTTGCTTCCAACAGCGTGCAGGAAGTTATGGATTCTGCGGTTATTGCGCATGCCGCAACTTTGGAAGCGCGGGTTCCGTTTCTGCATTTTTTTGACGGCTTTAGAACATCACACGAAATTCAAAAAGTAGAAGAAGTTTCGTATGAAGTTATGCAAAAAATGGTAAATAATACGTTAGTACGCGAACATCGCACGCGCGGTTTAACACCCGAAAAGCCGATGATTCGCGGAACCGCACAAAATCCCGATGTATACTTCCAAAGCAGGGAGGTTGTGAATAAGTATTATCAGGCAACTCCGGCAATTGTACAAAAAACAATGGATAAGTTTGCCGAACTTACCGGTAGACAATATCATCTGTTTGACTATTACGGAGCCCCCGATGCCGAAAAAGTTATTATTCTAATGGGGTCAGGTGCGGATACAGTAGAAGAAACTGTTGATGCGCTAAATGAAAAAGGAGAAAAATGCGGGCTTGTAAAGGTACGCCTGTATCGTCCTTTTGATGCCTCAGCCTTTGTAAAGGCTCTTCCTTCAACAGTTACCGCCATTGCGGTTCTTGACAGAACAAAGGAACCCGGAGCTCTTGGCGAGCCCCTATACGAGGATGTTCGCACCGCAATTGGAGAAATGCAGTTTAAAAAAGAATGCCCCTTTACGCATTATCCGCTTATCCTTGGAGGACGATACGGACTTGGCTCTAAAGAATTTACCCCTGCAATGGTAAAAGGTGTTTTTGATAATTTGAGCGGAAAGAAGATTGCGAATTTTTCAGTCGGTATTACTGATGATGTTACTCATACCAGCCTTGATTATGATCCCAGTTTCCATCTTGATGATAAGGATATGCATCAGGCAATGTTCTACGGGCTCGGTGCCGACGGTACGGTAGGAGCAAACAAGAACTCTATTAAAATTATTGGTGAGGCAACGGATAATAATGCACAGGCATACTTTGCCTATGACAGTAAAAAATCCGGCGGTTTTACCATCTCTCACCTTCGATTTGGAAAGAACAAAATCAGAAAGCCCTATCTTATTACCCAAAGCGATTTTATGGCTTGCCATAAATTTACCTATCTTGAAACCTTTGATATGCTCAAAACCCTGAAAAAGGGCGGTACCTTCCTTTTAAATGCTCCCTATGGTAAGGATGAGATTTGGCAAAAAATACCGGTTGAGGTACAAAAACAAATTATCGAAAAAGAAGCAAAGTTTTATGTAATTGATGCAATGTCTATTGCGGAAAAAGCGGGAATGGGCACACGTATCAATGTCATCATGCAGACAGCTTTCTTTAAAATATTCGGTATTCTTCCCGAAGATGAGGCGGTAGGTCTTATCAAGAAATTTACCGAAAAAACGTATGGCAAAAAAGGTGCCGAAATTGTTCAGAAAAATATTACAACAATTGATATGGCTCTTGCGGGACTTGAAAAAGTAGAGTATCCGAAAACAGCCGACAGCAAAGTAACTCGCCATTCGGCAATGACCGCCGATGCTCCCGAATTCGTACAAAACGTTCTGGGTGAGATGGCTCTTAATAAGGGCGATGAGCTGAAAGTAAGTCAGTTGCCGGTTGACGGAACCTTCCCGACGGGAACCACTCAATACGAAAAACGCAGTATTGCCGAGCATGTTCCGATTTGGGATTCCGAGGTTTGTATCCAGTGCGGGCAATGCGTAATGGTTTGTCCCCATGCGGTTATTCGCATGAAAGCATACGATAAAAAAGAACTGGATAAGGCTCCGAAGGAATTTAAATCATGTGCCTATAAAGGTAAAGAGTTTGAAAACGCTGCCTTTACTATTCAAGTGTCCCCTGAAGACTGCACCGGTTGTGCCCTTTGTGTTGAGCAGTGTCCGGCAAAGAATAAGGCTGATCCGACGCGCAAAGCAATCAACATGGAAAGTTTTGTAGAACACCGTGAGGTAGAATCAAAGAACTGGAAATTTTTTGTAAATCTTCCGGATCCGGATGCGCGAAAACTTAACTTAAGTGTTCCAAAAGGTGTTTCCATGAAGAGACCTCTGTTTGAGTTCTCGGGAGCCTGTCCCGGCTGCGGCGAAACACCGTATATCAGACTGATGAGCCAGATTGCGGGAGACCGCGCAATTATTGCAAACGCAACCGGGTGTTCTTCAATCTACGGCGGTAACTTGCCGACTACTCCGTATGCAAAACGTGCCGACGGACGAGGCCCTGCATGGTCAAATTCACTGTTTGAAGATGCCGCCGAATTCGGCTACGGAATGCGGCTTACCAGCGATAAACTTGCCGAATATGCACGCGAGGTAGCTGGCCAATTAAAAGACAAAAATATTGCGGCAGATGTCATTGCGAAAATTTTAGCGAATACTCAGGAAGAAGATTCCGCTGTTGAAGACCAAAGAGCCTTTGTTGCGGACTTGCGAAAAGAGCTGGAAAAGAGCTCCGATCCGCTTGCAAAAGAAATGCTTTCGTTAACGGATCATTTGGTACGCCGCTCCGTTTGGATTTTCGGCGGTGACGGCTGGGCATACGATATCGGCTATGGCGGTTTGGATCACGTGCTTGCATCGGGAAAAAATATTAAGGTACTCGTACTTGATACAGAGGTGTACTCAAATACCGGCGGGCAGATGTCAAAGGCAACCCCGATCGGTGCGGTTGCAAAATTTGCCGCTGCGGGTAAAACCACAAGCAAAAAAGACCTCGGTATGATGGCGATGAGTTACGGATATGTCTATGTTGCCAGAATTGCAATGGGCGCAAACATGTCTCAGACAATTAAGGCATTCCGTGAAGCTGAAAGTTATGACGGCCCTGCAATTATTATTGCATACAGCCATTGTATCTCTCACGGAATTAACATGACCAAGGGAATGTCTCATCAGAAAGAAGCGGTGAGTTCGGGCCTTTGGCCGCTTTACCGCTATGACCCGCGTCTTGTTGCGGCAGGTAAAAATCCCTTCCAGCTTGACAGCAAGGAGCCTGATTTCAAACTTGCAGACTTTATGTACA